The Flavobacteriaceae bacterium 3519-10 genome includes a window with the following:
- a CDS encoding PAS/PAC domain protein, which yields MNKFPVPENEEARLQKLAYYDLINLARDSDLDLFSEAACLISGCPASLIAMMERDTQTIQSCIGLELDFVDRRDTVCQYTVQSGQVVIINDTLEDERSSANPLIIAGGIRFYAGFPLLDAEGFVLGTLCVIDYKPRTLSDEQIAALSKLAEAVSRQLMAKRKAAHAEYYEQLFTVTNNLICVLDNNFNVKTVNTAFENTYGTSSEALGKNFREILSRGGNPVSLSEDHLMDAGEYFFTSRLNSGSGETMVIEWLIKRNHNRTEIFCFGRNVTRLIAEKQKLERSERRFRSFFENAIGLMSMHDMEGNILAVNEKGRETLKYSAEETQKLNLRDLVPKDNWQLLQGYLERIAEYKEDSGYMMLCAKDGEQLVWMYHNLVEIDENGRPYVVSTALNVTEKMSLEKDLIYTKKILEQTSAAARVGGWEVNLQNGKTFWSQTTKEIHKVADDFEPELASALDFYTEESRERVSALFDRAVKTGERYDDEFELSQPDGSRIWVRAIGIPEFEHGVCKKVFGIIQNIDIAKRTYLELEKKEAMLQSFVKDVPVAVAMFDHNLNYLSVSKWWTDEFSMDVNAMKGRNIFEVSPNVPEERVKMYMGALQGKSYKSENLVLPVPGKTQVQHYNMEVSPWFLANKVIGGVIVSVQNITERVRTTVELKNAQQLAVRASKAKSEFLANMSHEIRTPLNGVIGFSDLLLKTPLNEMQTQYLNYINESGESLLTIINDILDFSKIESGKMELMIDRTPVYDMVGQVINVILFQSQKKDLELLLNIEPGLPEILFLDESRVKQILINLLGNAVKFTLRGEIELKVQKLRMDAERIALRFAVRDTGIGIPKDKQKRIFDAFTQEDSSVSKKYGGTGLGLTISNNILKYMGTSLSLKSTPGEGSEFYFDIEVPYEEVIAGEEEDIADLGIKSVLIVDDNENNRIILQHMLAYKNIDSRLAANGMEALQILMAGERFDIILMDYHMPVISGLETVTKIRELYTEHDEVSPLVVLHTSSEEHEVINSFRQSENSYCLLKPIKSRDLYATLKQAVRQTEKKPTDVTTQEKEAALSGLKVLLVDDNPVNMVLNNRMMQSLVQDAVFAEVTDGKQALDLCRNQVFDLILMDVQMPVMDGIEATKQIRELPHAKPVIIGVTAGNVVGEKEKCLDAGMDDFLTKPLRQAELLIALQNNIYGKNDDRGSNGDAELYLDMNHLEQQVGDDEEFRNMFLNLVVQETEASGLALKEACRQDDRGEIKKILHKLKGTAGTAGLFSLAETAAKWENRIDRSPDLTSLEKEIAAGIATGLELIKKLIK from the coding sequence ATGAATAAATTCCCTGTGCCGGAGAATGAGGAGGCAAGACTCCAAAAACTGGCCTATTATGACCTGATAAACCTGGCCAGGGATTCGGATCTTGATCTTTTTTCCGAAGCTGCCTGCCTCATTTCCGGCTGTCCGGCCTCGCTCATTGCAATGATGGAGCGCGATACGCAGACCATACAGAGCTGCATAGGCCTCGAGCTTGATTTTGTTGACCGTCGCGATACGGTCTGTCAGTACACGGTGCAAAGCGGGCAGGTTGTGATTATTAATGATACCCTTGAAGATGAACGCTCATCCGCCAACCCGCTGATCATCGCTGGTGGTATCCGTTTCTATGCGGGTTTTCCCCTGCTCGACGCGGAAGGTTTTGTATTGGGCACGCTGTGCGTTATCGACTATAAACCGCGCACGCTTTCTGATGAGCAGATCGCCGCGCTGAGTAAACTGGCAGAGGCGGTTTCGAGGCAATTGATGGCGAAACGTAAAGCTGCTCATGCCGAATATTACGAACAGCTTTTTACCGTAACCAACAATCTTATCTGTGTTCTGGATAATAACTTTAATGTTAAGACTGTAAATACTGCTTTCGAAAACACCTACGGAACATCTTCGGAAGCGTTGGGCAAGAACTTCCGCGAAATTTTAAGTCGGGGCGGCAACCCTGTGTCTCTAAGTGAAGATCATCTGATGGATGCCGGCGAGTATTTTTTTACCAGCCGTTTAAATTCAGGTTCCGGTGAGACAATGGTTATTGAATGGCTTATCAAACGGAACCATAACCGTACGGAAATATTCTGTTTCGGGCGGAATGTGACACGGCTCATTGCAGAGAAACAAAAACTGGAGCGCTCCGAAAGGCGCTTCAGGAGCTTTTTCGAAAACGCAATCGGGCTCATGAGTATGCATGATATGGAAGGCAATATTCTGGCAGTGAACGAAAAAGGGCGCGAGACACTGAAGTATTCTGCTGAAGAAACCCAGAAGCTTAATCTGAGGGATTTGGTGCCGAAAGACAACTGGCAATTACTGCAGGGATATCTCGAGCGTATTGCAGAATATAAAGAAGATTCCGGTTACATGATGCTCTGTGCGAAAGATGGTGAGCAGTTAGTTTGGATGTACCACAATCTAGTGGAAATAGACGAAAACGGGAGGCCGTATGTAGTAAGTACCGCACTGAACGTTACCGAAAAGATGTCTTTGGAAAAAGACCTGATCTATACAAAGAAAATCCTGGAGCAGACGAGTGCGGCCGCAAGGGTAGGTGGCTGGGAAGTAAACCTCCAGAACGGTAAAACCTTCTGGTCTCAGACCACGAAGGAGATACATAAAGTGGCTGATGATTTCGAACCTGAATTAGCCAGCGCTCTCGATTTTTACACAGAAGAGAGCCGCGAACGCGTCAGCGCCCTGTTCGATCGCGCAGTGAAAACCGGCGAAAGGTACGATGACGAGTTTGAGCTCAGCCAGCCCGACGGCAGCCGGATCTGGGTGCGGGCCATCGGAATTCCTGAGTTTGAGCACGGCGTCTGTAAGAAGGTTTTCGGCATCATACAGAATATTGACATTGCAAAAAGAACCTATCTCGAACTCGAGAAGAAAGAAGCAATGCTTCAGTCTTTTGTTAAAGACGTTCCTGTCGCGGTGGCAATGTTTGATCATAATCTCAATTATCTCTCCGTGAGCAAGTGGTGGACCGATGAATTCTCCATGGATGTAAATGCCATGAAAGGCAGGAATATCTTTGAGGTGTCGCCAAATGTGCCGGAAGAGCGCGTGAAAATGTACATGGGTGCCCTTCAGGGTAAATCGTATAAAAGTGAAAACCTGGTTTTGCCGGTTCCCGGAAAGACACAGGTACAGCATTATAACATGGAAGTAAGCCCCTGGTTTCTTGCAAACAAGGTTATTGGCGGTGTAATTGTGTCCGTTCAGAATATTACCGAGCGTGTTAGAACCACAGTTGAACTTAAAAATGCACAGCAGCTGGCCGTTCGCGCGAGCAAAGCCAAATCAGAATTTTTGGCGAATATGAGTCACGAAATCCGGACACCGTTAAACGGAGTGATCGGTTTCTCAGACCTATTGCTGAAGACACCGCTCAACGAGATGCAGACCCAGTACCTGAATTATATCAACGAATCCGGTGAAAGCCTGCTTACGATAATCAATGATATTCTGGATTTTTCGAAGATCGAGTCAGGCAAGATGGAACTGATGATCGACCGAACACCCGTGTACGACATGGTGGGCCAGGTCATCAATGTGATCCTGTTTCAGTCGCAGAAGAAAGACCTTGAACTGCTCTTGAATATCGAACCCGGACTTCCTGAAATCCTCTTTTTGGATGAATCGAGGGTTAAACAGATCTTGATCAACCTTTTGGGTAACGCGGTAAAGTTTACACTGAGGGGAGAGATCGAACTCAAAGTTCAAAAACTCAGGATGGATGCAGAACGCATTGCGCTGAGGTTTGCAGTGAGAGATACCGGCATCGGAATACCCAAAGACAAGCAAAAACGGATTTTTGACGCGTTTACGCAGGAAGACAGTTCTGTGAGCAAAAAATATGGTGGAACCGGTTTAGGGCTCACCATTTCGAACAATATCCTCAAATATATGGGAACTTCACTTTCCCTGAAAAGCACGCCGGGTGAAGGTTCGGAGTTCTATTTTGATATTGAAGTTCCGTACGAAGAAGTGATAGCGGGTGAAGAGGAAGATATTGCTGATCTTGGGATCAAAAGTGTACTTATTGTAGATGACAATGAGAACAACCGCATTATCCTTCAGCACATGCTCGCCTATAAAAATATCGATTCCAGACTTGCGGCCAATGGTATGGAAGCTCTTCAGATCCTAATGGCCGGCGAACGTTTCGACATAATATTGATGGATTACCATATGCCGGTAATCTCCGGCCTAGAAACTGTCACCAAGATACGCGAACTCTACACAGAACATGATGAGGTGTCACCACTGGTCGTGCTTCATACCTCATCAGAAGAGCACGAGGTAATCAATTCGTTCCGTCAGAGCGAGAACAGTTACTGCCTGCTGAAACCGATAAAATCGCGTGATCTTTACGCCACTCTTAAACAGGCGGTAAGACAGACGGAAAAGAAACCGACTGATGTTACCACGCAGGAAAAAGAAGCCGCTTTGAGTGGCTTGAAGGTGCTTTTGGTGGATGACAATCCGGTGAACATGGTGCTGAACAACCGCATGATGCAGTCGCTGGTGCAGGATGCCGTATTTGCTGAAGTTACGGACGGTAAGCAGGCGCTGGATCTCTGCCGGAACCAGGTTTTTGATCTGATACTGATGGATGTGCAGATGCCGGTAATGGACGGAATTGAGGCGACCAAACAGATCCGCGAACTGCCGCACGCTAAGCCGGTTATCATTGGGGTAACCGCCGGAAACGTAGTTGGTGAGAAGGAAAAATGTCTCGATGCGGGTATGGACGACTTTCTTACCAAGCCGCTGCGACAGGCAGAACTTCTTATTGCTCTCCAAAACAATATTTACGGGAAAAACGATGATCGTGGCAGCAATGGCGACGCCGAACTGTATCTGGATATGAACCATTTAGAACAGCAGGTTGGCGACGATGAGGAATTCCGGAATATGTTCCTTAATTTGGTCGTGCAGGAAACGGAAGCTTCCGGACTCGCATTAAAGGAGGCCTGCAGGCAGGACGATCGCGGTGAAATTAAAAAAATACTCCATAAACTGAAAGGAACTGCCGGAACTGCCGGACTTTTCAGCCTTGCCGAAACTGCCGCAAAGTGGGAAAACCGGATAGACCGCAGTCCTGATCTCACGTCCCTAGAAAAAGAAATTGCCGCCGGCATCGCTACCGGCCTGGAGCTTATAAAGAAATTAATAAAATAA
- a CDS encoding 1,4-alpha-glucan branching enzyme, whose translation MKKILFAAIVGFGLVSCTTQKNTTMTELPSEWKRTTNIYEVNIRQYTKEGTFRAFEKEMPRLKEMGVKTLWFMPITPIAQKNKKGPLGSQYAAQDYTAINPEFGTMADFKHMVDEAHKMGFKVIIDWVANHTGWDHVWTKTNPEFYLKDPNTNDFQKASGMDDIIELDYSNPQMRLAMIEAMKFWVRETNIDGFRCDLAAWVEVDFWQQARPEVEKVKPLFWLGEFDELDNPDYGKVFDASYIWNWMHKTKDYNEGKASYGDLKTLLSRYSAIGDSSMRAWFTSNHDENTWNGTEYEKYGLLAKPLAVFSVTWNGVPLIYNGQELPLKSKRLEFFTKDPIPWTGTYELHDFYKTLLNLKSNNPALRGGDPAVTTYLLKTSADDKIMAYLRKNGKDEVLTVLNMSQEAVTFRLDDAMINGVYTNVFENSARDFSQDKGFVLKAGDYAVFAK comes from the coding sequence ATGAAAAAAATTCTCTTTGCAGCCATCGTCGGCTTCGGACTCGTATCCTGCACCACACAAAAAAATACTACAATGACAGAACTTCCAAGCGAATGGAAACGCACAACCAATATTTATGAAGTAAACATCAGACAATATACAAAGGAGGGCACGTTCCGCGCGTTCGAAAAAGAAATGCCGCGGCTTAAAGAAATGGGCGTCAAGACGTTATGGTTCATGCCGATTACCCCAATTGCTCAGAAAAACAAAAAAGGTCCGCTCGGCAGCCAGTATGCCGCGCAGGATTATACCGCCATCAATCCCGAGTTCGGTACGATGGCAGATTTTAAACACATGGTGGATGAAGCGCATAAAATGGGTTTCAAAGTCATCATCGACTGGGTGGCGAATCATACCGGTTGGGATCATGTGTGGACGAAGACGAATCCCGAATTTTATCTGAAAGATCCAAATACCAACGATTTCCAGAAAGCATCGGGCATGGATGATATTATTGAACTTGATTACAGCAATCCGCAGATGCGTCTGGCCATGATCGAAGCCATGAAATTCTGGGTGCGCGAAACCAACATTGACGGTTTCCGATGCGATCTTGCAGCGTGGGTGGAAGTAGATTTCTGGCAGCAGGCAAGGCCTGAAGTTGAAAAAGTAAAACCGCTTTTCTGGCTCGGCGAATTCGATGAACTCGATAATCCTGATTATGGTAAAGTTTTCGACGCGAGTTATATCTGGAACTGGATGCACAAAACCAAAGATTATAACGAGGGAAAGGCATCGTACGGCGACCTTAAAACTTTGCTTTCAAGATATTCTGCAATTGGCGATTCTTCAATGCGCGCCTGGTTTACCTCAAATCACGACGAAAACACGTGGAACGGCACCGAATATGAAAAATATGGTTTGCTTGCAAAACCTTTGGCAGTATTTTCGGTTACGTGGAATGGCGTTCCGCTGATCTACAATGGCCAGGAATTACCTTTAAAAAGCAAACGCCTCGAATTTTTTACCAAAGATCCAATACCGTGGACCGGAACTTATGAGCTGCATGATTTTTACAAAACTTTGCTCAATTTAAAATCAAATAACCCTGCATTGCGTGGTGGAGATCCGGCGGTAACGACCTATTTGCTTAAGACTTCAGCCGACGATAAAATCATGGCCTATTTAAGGAAAAATGGCAAAGACGAAGTGCTTACTGTGCTTAACATGTCGCAGGAAGCGGTGACTTTCCGTCTTGACGATGCAATGATCAATGGAGTTTACACCAATGTCTTTGAAAACAGCGCCCGCGACTTTTCGCAGGATAAAGGTTTTGTTTTGAAGGCCGGCGATTATGCAGTTTTCGCGAAATAG
- a CDS encoding two-component system sensor histidine kinase encodes MQVQKLTLVASVFLTIAMSLVALLFNYTNDDAFHNINSFYLTLVLCVLLIFGLNYIILDYLFNIYGKEQIKKISTILPEYIDDGEEGDLNLNNLGQRFSEISRKNATEIGSMKHMETYRKEYLGNVSHELKTPLFSIQGYVETLIDGGVENLAIRDKYLERIDKSVERLLNIVKDLDMINQYESGEITLNISRFDINLLIREIIDLLDLEAERKGATVILQPSAAQIFVLADKQRISQVLINLIANAVHYANREKAQVTVRTTVLKNKVLVVVEDNGMGIKPEVLPRIFERFYRVETSRNRSDGGSGLGLAIVKHIMEAHGENITVESVYLEGTKFSFFLEKTV; translated from the coding sequence ATGCAGGTACAGAAACTCACTTTAGTTGCGTCGGTCTTTCTCACCATAGCCATGTCGTTGGTGGCGCTTCTGTTCAATTATACAAACGATGATGCCTTCCACAATATCAATAGCTTCTATCTTACGCTTGTGTTATGTGTGCTGCTGATTTTCGGACTGAATTATATCATTCTGGATTATCTGTTTAACATCTATGGGAAAGAGCAGATTAAAAAAATATCTACCATACTCCCCGAGTATATTGATGATGGCGAAGAGGGCGACCTGAACCTGAATAATTTAGGCCAGCGATTTTCAGAGATCAGCCGAAAGAATGCTACCGAAATCGGCAGCATGAAGCACATGGAAACCTACCGGAAAGAATATCTCGGCAACGTTTCCCACGAACTTAAAACACCGCTTTTTTCAATTCAGGGGTATGTGGAAACACTGATCGACGGGGGCGTAGAGAATCTCGCGATTCGTGATAAATACCTCGAAAGAATAGATAAGTCGGTGGAAAGGCTGCTGAACATCGTGAAAGACCTTGATATGATCAACCAGTACGAAAGTGGTGAGATCACATTAAATATAAGCAGGTTCGATATCAATTTGTTGATCAGAGAAATCATCGATCTGCTGGATCTGGAGGCCGAGCGAAAAGGCGCTACAGTAATCCTTCAGCCATCGGCCGCGCAGATATTTGTGCTTGCAGACAAACAGAGGATTTCTCAGGTACTGATTAATCTGATTGCTAATGCAGTACATTACGCAAACCGCGAAAAAGCCCAGGTCACTGTACGCACAACCGTACTTAAAAATAAAGTGCTGGTGGTGGTGGAAGATAACGGGATGGGCATCAAACCCGAGGTGCTGCCGCGAATTTTCGAGCGTTTTTACCGCGTGGAAACGAGCCGCAACCGCAGCGATGGTGGCTCCGGACTTGGCCTTGCGATCGTTAAACATATTATGGAGGCGCACGGCGAAAACATTACAGTTGAAAGTGTATATCTGGAGGGCACCAAATTCAGTTTTTTCCTCGAAAAAACAGTCTGA
- a CDS encoding Phosphate regulon transcriptional regulatory protein phoB yields the protein MKMTQKKILLIDDEQDILEILSYNLQKEGYEVHTAQNGNEGIQKAKEIVPDLILLDVMMPEKDGIETCQDLRKLPDLQKTLIVFLSARSEEFSQLAGFQAGANDYIVKIIKPKVLISKVNALLQLTSNVYDSKKTITAGDLVIDKDNFRVSKSGQQFLLPKKEFDLLYLLASNTNKVFKREEILEKVWGNDVIVGERTIDVHIRRLREKLGIGTIQTLKGIGYKLVV from the coding sequence GTGAAGATGACTCAGAAAAAAATTCTATTGATCGACGATGAACAGGACATTCTAGAAATCCTGTCTTATAATCTGCAGAAAGAAGGATACGAGGTGCACACCGCCCAAAACGGGAACGAAGGCATACAAAAAGCCAAAGAAATTGTGCCCGACCTCATTCTTTTGGATGTGATGATGCCAGAAAAAGACGGCATCGAAACATGTCAGGATTTACGCAAACTGCCCGATCTTCAGAAAACACTCATCGTCTTTCTGTCTGCAAGGAGCGAGGAGTTTTCTCAGCTTGCAGGCTTTCAGGCAGGAGCTAATGATTATATCGTGAAGATCATTAAACCGAAAGTGCTGATATCCAAAGTAAATGCGTTGCTACAACTCACTTCCAATGTGTACGATTCCAAAAAAACCATAACCGCCGGCGATCTGGTAATTGATAAAGACAATTTCCGCGTATCAAAATCCGGACAGCAGTTTCTGCTTCCAAAAAAAGAATTCGATCTGCTCTATCTGCTGGCATCGAACACCAATAAAGTTTTCAAACGCGAAGAAATCCTCGAAAAAGTTTGGGGCAACGACGTTATTGTAGGCGAACGCACGATTGATGTGCACATCCGCCGCCTTCGCGAAAAACTAGGTATCGGCACCATACAGACGCTTAAAGGCATCGGTTACAAATTAGTTGTGTAA
- a CDS encoding TonB-dependent receptor, with protein MKIRKLSIAVLFLTSSANLFYGQVTENDTVRKEKNIEGVVIQGNGNRKSETAILGEQKKAIIQKQSMGAQEISRKGISNVEQGLVKITGITTVEGRGLFVRGLEERYNTLLINGLGSPSNNPFQKIIALKQFPTDVVGKLNIYKTFNSNLYADFAGATFDIETLTIDRAFTKLEFGFGFNTQSTFRNFKVNPNAYTMDGYFGLNSKNRQLPGEVKGYVPTNYNFTPQESVNSFKDGWNADNIKALPNTSTEFTTAQKFKVGETGDLGLLLSLNQGSKYEYSEGQKNQFISLQTEGKMNNDLNRKEYTYELESSALVGLGYKNKGLSVALNTIFLQNSANMISDFVGYKDQKEQDAGRRFFRVDQMDLSKFLDVQLLASQKIGDRHLLKVGGSWVKNNFQQPDRKISEGFLTGRPNEVEMTFGGNNLIRQYLDVNGNNYLSGFAEYSVSLGEKGDRSSYPWQLALGYNGFFDHRSNSYRFIASNIDNVDLRTVVVDIDNPQQTYNNYIMNGAFHFKEETNENDYRSNLYQFVNAGYLNLNFKPNDTWDILLGGRVENNLNITRFKEQGDAEFNNLNKNQYFILPSFSVKKALSTKSNIRFAASKTITRPILIEYMPITYINPDNENIIGNKNLKNSENYNLDLKFEVFPTNKELFSVNLFAKKIDHAIERGYTASGNSNGMAITFFNAENAVLAGAELEGIMNLSRISESLSRWSLGANATFMYSNVDRSADQLEQERPVNFAGTLKNRKLQGAAPWTANADLKYEFRNSNNLPHTFSLVYNASGSKIFTVGTSGLDHIYERPFHQLDFVYNAQLTRNWNLKFGLANLLNSTYRLELGEDGYIPLDVRTLTHTDFKRGTTFNFTAGYTF; from the coding sequence ATGAAAATCAGAAAACTGAGTATCGCTGTCCTGTTCCTAACGTCTTCGGCAAACTTGTTCTACGGCCAGGTGACAGAAAATGATACCGTGAGAAAGGAAAAAAATATCGAAGGCGTTGTTATCCAGGGAAATGGAAACAGAAAATCTGAAACGGCGATTCTTGGCGAACAAAAGAAAGCAATCATCCAGAAACAGTCTATGGGTGCTCAGGAAATTTCGCGGAAAGGCATTTCTAACGTTGAGCAGGGTCTTGTGAAAATAACAGGAATTACAACCGTGGAAGGTCGCGGCCTGTTTGTGAGAGGCCTTGAAGAAAGATACAACACGTTGCTCATTAACGGTTTAGGCTCACCTTCAAACAACCCATTCCAGAAAATAATTGCTTTAAAGCAGTTTCCGACCGACGTTGTGGGTAAACTTAATATTTATAAAACCTTCAATTCTAATCTCTATGCAGATTTTGCGGGCGCCACTTTCGATATTGAAACTTTAACCATCGACCGGGCTTTCACGAAGCTTGAATTTGGTTTTGGCTTTAATACACAGTCCACGTTCAGAAACTTTAAAGTGAATCCGAATGCGTACACAATGGACGGTTATTTCGGATTGAATTCAAAAAACCGTCAGCTTCCCGGTGAAGTGAAAGGCTATGTGCCAACAAACTATAATTTTACCCCGCAAGAATCTGTGAATTCATTTAAAGACGGCTGGAATGCCGATAACATCAAGGCTTTACCCAACACCAGCACCGAATTTACAACCGCGCAGAAATTTAAAGTGGGCGAAACGGGCGACCTCGGACTGCTTTTATCATTGAATCAGGGCAGCAAATACGAATATTCTGAAGGCCAAAAAAACCAGTTCATTTCCTTACAGACCGAAGGAAAAATGAACAACGACCTCAACCGTAAAGAATATACGTATGAACTTGAATCGTCGGCATTAGTTGGTTTAGGGTATAAAAACAAAGGCTTGAGTGTGGCTTTAAATACTATTTTCCTGCAGAATTCAGCCAATATGATTTCGGATTTCGTGGGTTATAAGGACCAGAAAGAACAGGACGCAGGCAGACGCTTTTTCCGGGTGGACCAGATGGATTTATCTAAATTCCTTGATGTTCAGTTGCTCGCGAGCCAGAAAATCGGCGACCGTCATCTCCTGAAAGTGGGTGGAAGCTGGGTGAAAAATAATTTTCAGCAGCCTGACCGGAAGATCTCCGAAGGATTTCTGACGGGAAGACCCAATGAAGTGGAAATGACGTTCGGTGGCAATAATCTCATCCGCCAGTATCTTGATGTAAACGGCAACAATTATCTCTCAGGATTTGCTGAATATTCAGTATCTCTGGGTGAAAAAGGCGACCGATCCAGTTATCCGTGGCAACTGGCATTGGGTTACAATGGCTTTTTCGATCACCGAAGCAATTCTTACCGTTTTATCGCCTCGAATATTGATAATGTCGACCTCCGAACTGTGGTTGTAGACATCGATAATCCGCAGCAGACGTACAATAATTACATCATGAACGGTGCTTTTCATTTCAAGGAAGAAACCAATGAGAACGATTACCGCTCCAACTTATATCAGTTTGTAAATGCAGGTTATCTGAATTTAAACTTCAAACCAAATGACACGTGGGATATTTTGCTTGGCGGACGGGTAGAAAACAACCTCAACATCACGCGCTTCAAAGAACAGGGCGATGCAGAATTCAATAATCTCAACAAAAACCAGTATTTCATTCTGCCATCGTTTTCGGTAAAGAAAGCACTGAGCACGAAATCGAACATCAGGTTTGCAGCGAGCAAAACCATTACGCGGCCGATCCTTATTGAATACATGCCAATTACTTACATCAATCCGGACAACGAAAATATCATCGGAAACAAAAACCTTAAAAACAGTGAAAATTATAATCTCGACCTGAAATTTGAGGTATTCCCGACCAATAAGGAACTGTTTTCGGTAAATCTTTTCGCAAAGAAAATAGATCACGCCATTGAAAGAGGTTACACCGCATCGGGCAATTCAAACGGAATGGCGATCACTTTCTTCAACGCTGAAAATGCAGTTTTAGCCGGGGCAGAACTCGAAGGAATTATGAATTTATCGCGGATTTCAGAATCTTTAAGCAGATGGAGTTTAGGCGCGAACGCAACTTTCATGTATTCAAATGTCGACCGCAGCGCAGACCAGCTTGAGCAGGAAAGGCCGGTAAATTTTGCGGGAACACTCAAAAACAGAAAACTTCAGGGCGCGGCACCGTGGACGGCAAATGCAGATCTGAAGTACGAATTCCGAAACTCAAATAATCTCCCGCATACGTTCTCGCTGGTTTATAACGCGTCAGGCTCAAAAATATTTACCGTCGGAACTTCGGGCCTCGACCATATTTACGAAAGGCCTTTTCACCAGCTCGATTTTGTTTACAACGCACAGCTTACCCGAAACTGGAACCTCAAATTTGGCCTCGCCAACCTGCTGAACAGCACTTACAGACTTGAACTCGGAGAAGACGGTTACATCCCTCTCGATGTAAGAACCCTTACGCATACCGACTTTAAACGCGGAACAACATTCAATTTCACCGCCGGATATACTTTTTAG